A genomic stretch from Apodemus sylvaticus chromosome 12, mApoSyl1.1, whole genome shotgun sequence includes:
- the Ccdc121 gene encoding coiled-coil domain-containing protein 121 yields MLAQSPTGALPPTPHLTILNTYLKPTLLTSLEKRVKKKTVVAMKELSQQIQETKCRRERLLKDSRQLLEEKYRVQAENQLFKEYLRKNKEQCEKKQEELWAQYVQECGEIERERQELASRFNRRNAALQAQLLQSRETQKDLKQQLQALKPVYKVKEKQDMKIQTLEKEQEKIRGETAAKDQEAHFRFLREKALLEKELGEWRLMELGQINTTGLTRKYKALALAAKQAHSEFCGSLHRENQQLHKELQQLSQEFRRLDAVRSRLERHRQLVKEQQWYLEALTRGRQRLQAERERHHHSGHNPRLKEQRASKTMLSAKPRTRPK; encoded by the coding sequence ATGCTTGCCCAGAGCCCTACAGGTGCACTCCCGCCAACACCACACCTCACTATTCTAAATACATATCTCAAGCCAACATTGCTGACGAGCTTGGAGAAACGGGTAAAAAAGAAGACAGTGGTGGCGATGAAGGAGCTGAGCCAGCAAATCCAAGAAACTAAATGCCGGCGGGAAAGGCTGCTGAAAGACAGCAGGCAGCTACTAGAGGAAAAATACCGTGTGCAGGCTGAAAACCAGCTTTTCAAGGAATACCTGCGTAAAAATAAGGAACAGTGTGAAAAGAAACAGGAGGAGCTGTGGGCGCAGTATGTCCAAGAATGTGGCGAGATAGAACGAGAGAGACAAGAATTGGCGTCCAGATTCAACCGGAGAAATGCAGCTCTTCAAGCCCAGCTCCTGCAGAGCAGAGAGACCCAGAAGGATTTGAAGCAGCAGTTGCAGGCACTGAAGCCAGTTTACAAGGTAAAGGAGAAGCAGGACATGAAAATACAGACCTTGGAGAAGGAGCAAGAGAAAATCCGAGGTGAGACTGCGGCCAAGGACCAGGAGGCACACTTCCGGTTCCTGCGGGAAAAGGcgctgctggagaaggagctgggagaaTGGCGCCTGATGGAGCTGGGGCAGATCAACACCACAGGCCTTACGAGGAAGTACAAGGCCTTGGCGCTAGCAGCCAAGCAGGCTCATTCTGAGTTCTGTGGCAGCCTCCACAGGGAGAACCAGCAGCTACACAAGGAGCTTCAGCAACTGAGCCAGGAGTTCCGCAGGTTGGATGCTGTGAGGAGCCGGCTGGAAAGGCACCGGCAGCTGGTGAAGGAGCAGCAGTGGTACCTGGAAGCCTTGACCAGAGGGCGACAGCGGCTGCAGGCAGAACGCGAGCGCCATCATCATAGCGGTCATAACCCACGCCTCAAGGAACAGAGAGCTTCAAAGACCATGCTGAGCGCCAAACCAAGAACAAGGCCAAAGTAA